In one window of Fibrobacter sp. UBA4297 DNA:
- a CDS encoding DUF4956 domain-containing protein: protein MLDLLAVQSSSTNATIITLAYTLILAFILSSTIAWTYEKTFLGLSYSRNFVQGIVLSAVVAAMVMQAIGDNVGRGLGMMGALSVVRFRTSFKDPRDIMFIFAALGAGIGCGVYAWGAAVGGTIAFSCVAFLLSRTGLGTKHFFDGMLRFALPNEPKVRGQVEDIMKGNLKTFILITMREVDGGARLDVAYQIRLRATKPAAEILTLLSKVEGISDVQFMMQDATTEM from the coding sequence ATGCTTGACCTTCTTGCTGTCCAGTCCAGCTCAACAAACGCAACGATCATTACGCTTGCTTACACCTTGATCCTTGCTTTCATCCTGTCTTCTACTATTGCATGGACTTACGAAAAGACGTTCCTCGGACTTTCGTATTCGCGAAACTTTGTGCAGGGCATCGTGCTTAGCGCTGTGGTCGCAGCCATGGTGATGCAGGCCATCGGCGATAATGTTGGTCGTGGTCTTGGCATGATGGGTGCCCTCTCGGTGGTCCGCTTCCGTACGAGCTTCAAGGACCCGCGCGATATCATGTTCATCTTCGCTGCTCTCGGTGCCGGTATCGGTTGCGGTGTTTACGCCTGGGGTGCCGCGGTGGGCGGTACAATCGCTTTCAGCTGTGTCGCATTCCTGCTTTCTCGCACGGGTCTTGGCACTAAGCACTTCTTTGACGGCATGCTCCGCTTTGCTCTCCCGAACGAACCCAAGGTTCGTGGCCAGGTTGAAGATATCATGAAGGGCAATTTAAAGACGTTTATTTTGATTACGATGCGTGAAGTCGATGGCGGTGCCCGCTTGGACGTCGCTTACCAGATCCGCCTCCGCGCAACGAAGCCCGCTGCCGAAATCCTCACGCTCCTATCGAAGGTCGAAGGCATTTCGGATGTCCAGTTCATGATGCAAGACGCTACGACGGAAATGTAA
- a CDS encoding HlyD family secretion protein — MNKLEDLLDNFWNTHKNNAGVAYVYTHKLSIAWVACVVFAVMLGFIYQGKAAMFRGIAESSETIISLPSPTEIVKIYVVPGQEVKPGDTIVVINRPDLTLRVAELTRELDALEGRSNLSSAEIDQKVAEVKANLESRRLTLLAEIRNLEAEYESNKAISAKLKSLSNSKSKADGNDAMAMRIKSLKNELAVATRSANEQIALLRGSNKLQKSSGKTEAANIRKELAELRKQQKELTQIAKENWVVGDVNVRDGEKVSSFAPIVTLAHKSPTLIRGYINEQIYENTNLGEAVKVASLTGKGKAVIGEVVGLSSRIVPFPTRMWKMPEIPVYGREVTIKIPEENQFLLGEMVTITETSKRNLEKQQQKAKK; from the coding sequence ATGAATAAGCTCGAAGATCTTCTCGACAATTTCTGGAATACCCACAAGAACAATGCGGGTGTCGCTTACGTCTATACCCACAAGCTTTCTATTGCCTGGGTGGCATGCGTCGTGTTTGCCGTGATGCTTGGCTTTATCTACCAGGGCAAGGCGGCCATGTTCCGTGGCATTGCCGAATCCAGCGAAACGATTATCAGCCTTCCGTCTCCGACCGAAATCGTCAAGATTTACGTGGTTCCGGGCCAGGAAGTCAAGCCGGGCGACACTATCGTGGTTATCAACCGTCCGGACCTCACGCTCCGCGTTGCCGAACTCACCCGTGAACTTGACGCTCTCGAAGGCCGCAGCAACTTGAGCTCTGCCGAAATCGACCAGAAGGTGGCCGAAGTCAAGGCTAACCTCGAATCTCGTCGCCTCACACTTTTGGCTGAAATTCGCAACCTTGAAGCAGAATACGAAAGCAACAAGGCTATTTCTGCCAAGCTCAAGAGCCTCTCGAACTCCAAGTCCAAGGCCGATGGCAACGATGCCATGGCTATGCGCATCAAGAGCCTCAAGAACGAACTTGCTGTTGCAACCAGGAGCGCCAACGAACAGATTGCCCTCCTCCGCGGTAGCAACAAGTTGCAAAAGTCTAGCGGCAAGACCGAAGCTGCAAACATCCGCAAGGAACTCGCCGAACTTCGCAAACAGCAGAAGGAACTCACCCAGATTGCCAAGGAAAATTGGGTTGTCGGTGATGTGAATGTGCGCGATGGCGAAAAGGTCTCTAGCTTTGCCCCGATTGTGACGCTTGCCCACAAGTCCCCGACGCTTATCCGTGGCTACATCAACGAACAGATTTACGAAAACACGAACCTCGGCGAAGCCGTGAAGGTGGCTTCCCTTACTGGTAAGGGCAAGGCCGTGATTGGTGAGGTGGTCGGTCTTTCGAGCCGCATCGTGCCGTTCCCGACCCGCATGTGGAAGATGCCGGAAATTCCGGTCTATGGCCGCGAAGTGACCATCAAGATTCCCGAAGAAAATCAGTTCTTGCTTGGCGAAATGGTGACTATTACCGAAACGAGCAAGCGCAACTTGGAAAAGCAGCAACAGAAGGCTAAGAAGTAA
- a CDS encoding TolC family protein encodes MKTVSFLTLALTAAAIASPLTWERLIESAKADPRYEAAAKRAEATSKERNLKLWDKIELRYQLDGFSFAKHDFELRVTPQAFGERSADKAHYEAVKNYQQATFAVERSILLYDRYERGVRYVLRQKINEINKQLLQVTQDRIEVLHLKSGSASFNAEDLMTSLEKSASLKANLLSDSTALRDAELKMMIWAPDFDNVALDSSFLPSMEELAEFLKNGVTVDENFPLVALAKGKRDSDISKAQQDASKDRNYISHVGIGYSLQIESLMEKYKDLDGSDIIKPEYKKYEGEWKSGACPTGLTSDGDCAIWDNSHTIRKLVPETDNRKTADKFFVNLAFRLPFFDSNKDASLREQVEKLDAESKYLDEVREVNQKVARLTEEVLTLIDQWKVLKDYAEQVNASGFMEQFAHKAGSDPLLLLRARESALESDLKAAKLEYDIYARYLELLDFSGGLAREDVVNHLREGIR; translated from the coding sequence ATGAAGACTGTATCCTTTTTAACGCTCGCACTGACTGCGGCGGCAATCGCAAGCCCTCTCACATGGGAACGCCTGATCGAATCCGCTAAGGCAGATCCGAGGTATGAAGCTGCCGCAAAACGTGCCGAGGCGACATCGAAAGAACGCAACCTCAAGCTTTGGGACAAGATTGAGCTCCGTTACCAGTTGGACGGCTTTAGCTTTGCCAAGCACGACTTTGAACTCCGTGTGACTCCGCAGGCATTTGGCGAACGCTCTGCCGACAAGGCTCACTACGAGGCGGTTAAGAATTATCAGCAGGCAACATTTGCCGTTGAACGCTCGATCCTCCTTTACGACCGTTACGAACGCGGCGTGCGCTATGTACTTCGCCAGAAGATTAACGAAATCAACAAGCAGCTATTGCAGGTTACCCAGGACCGTATCGAGGTTCTCCACCTCAAGTCCGGTTCTGCTTCGTTCAATGCCGAAGACCTGATGACTTCGCTCGAAAAGAGTGCCTCGCTTAAGGCGAACTTGCTTTCGGACAGCACGGCGCTTCGTGATGCCGAACTCAAGATGATGATTTGGGCTCCGGACTTTGACAACGTTGCCTTGGATTCGTCGTTCCTCCCGTCGATGGAAGAACTTGCCGAATTCCTGAAGAATGGCGTGACTGTTGACGAAAACTTCCCGCTCGTGGCTCTCGCCAAGGGCAAGCGCGATTCCGATATTTCCAAGGCTCAACAAGACGCCAGCAAGGACCGCAACTACATCTCTCATGTCGGTATCGGCTACTCGCTCCAGATTGAATCCTTGATGGAAAAGTACAAGGACTTGGATGGCAGTGATATTATTAAGCCTGAGTACAAAAAGTATGAAGGTGAATGGAAAAGTGGAGCATGCCCGACAGGGCTTACTTCGGACGGTGATTGCGCTATTTGGGATAACTCTCATACGATTAGAAAACTTGTTCCCGAAACGGACAATCGCAAGACTGCGGACAAGTTCTTTGTGAACCTCGCATTCCGCCTGCCGTTCTTCGATAGCAACAAGGACGCCTCTCTCCGCGAACAGGTCGAAAAACTCGATGCCGAAAGCAAGTACTTGGACGAAGTCCGCGAAGTGAACCAGAAGGTCGCCCGCCTCACCGAAGAAGTCCTTACGCTTATCGACCAGTGGAAGGTCTTGAAGGACTATGCCGAACAAGTGAACGCCAGTGGCTTTATGGAACAGTTTGCGCACAAGGCTGGTTCCGACCCGCTCCTGCTCCTCCGCGCCCGCGAAAGCGCTCTCGAAAGCGACTTGAAGGCTGCAAAACTTGAATACGATATCTATGCCCGCTATTTGGAGTTGCTGGATTTCTCCGGTGGACTTGCCCGTGAGGATGTCGTGAACCATCTTCGTGAAGGAATCAGGTAG
- a CDS encoding polyphosphate polymerase domain-containing protein — translation MAEARGFSLLERFELKYHIPVEWADRIGAFLAPYCEEDYYSKITPGGFYWITNLYLDTPTWTFLGWKKKQLLDRFNMRIRTYGEHPSQDGTFHFEVKRKIRNICYKSRATIKGINPGEVWNMKPEDWPCKSEKDRMYLKDYLYKTELYGAHPRLLTQYKRRAWFGLREEYSRVTIDTGMRFREENGFDYTVDPHYMHSTGIPRFFQPGCDAVLELKCPAAQMPYWMFDLIRALNLKHGAFSKFGNAAAEWKRVYENPRRFKSPYWTRLAGNF, via the coding sequence ATGGCTGAGGCCCGCGGATTTAGCCTTCTCGAACGCTTCGAGCTGAAGTACCATATCCCCGTCGAATGGGCGGACCGGATTGGTGCGTTCCTTGCGCCGTATTGCGAAGAGGACTACTATTCCAAGATTACTCCGGGTGGATTCTACTGGATTACGAACCTCTACTTGGACACACCGACGTGGACGTTCCTCGGCTGGAAAAAGAAACAGCTCCTGGACCGCTTCAACATGCGCATCCGCACGTACGGCGAACATCCATCGCAAGATGGTACGTTCCACTTTGAGGTCAAGCGTAAAATCCGTAACATCTGCTACAAGAGCCGAGCTACCATCAAGGGTATCAACCCCGGCGAAGTTTGGAATATGAAGCCCGAAGATTGGCCGTGCAAGAGCGAAAAAGACCGTATGTACCTCAAGGATTACCTGTACAAGACGGAACTTTATGGTGCGCATCCGCGACTTCTGACGCAGTACAAGCGACGTGCCTGGTTCGGGCTCCGCGAAGAGTATTCCCGCGTGACCATTGATACCGGTATGCGCTTCCGCGAAGAGAACGGCTTTGACTACACTGTGGATCCGCACTATATGCACTCGACCGGAATCCCCAGGTTCTTCCAGCCGGGGTGCGATGCCGTGCTCGAACTCAAGTGCCCGGCCGCGCAGATGCCGTACTGGATGTTCGACCTCATCCGTGCTTTGAATTTAAAGCATGGTGCATTCTCCAAGTTCGGGAATGCCGCCGCCGAATGGAAACGAGTGTACGAAAATCCGCGTCGATTCAAGAGCCCGTACTGGACTCGTCTCGCCGGAAATTTCTAA
- a CDS encoding lamin tail domain-containing protein codes for MNTKKWLAVGSCVTALGLFSACSDDESSPITPPVVNSSSAIAPNSSDATPNSSADVGGSSSSNTTPAPTSSSDAEGVVDSSFTNMGVSEIMYNAPGGSALEWVEVYIKKGPDITDMQLSNLRLDGAVAFNFPTGSLKNGEYVIVTNDVALFNQTYAGKLPAGCKVYGPWDKDSKTGTVAKLVNEGDVVEVKLKGEGDVSAAFSSQPPWPSLADGKGRTLVYRGTGNEADPNSWGASAVENGSPCAGGDKVLDASTVRLNEIKPYSLGVTDGWIELYNYGTAPVDIKGWELESKLKGKKWTIGGANTVVPANGYLLLEATADVFGDGLFLSDNGDEIYLFEAAAGVRTGKETSLLISAGKQSSGIVEVAGGSVAQGAMATETPGAANSALKAGPIFISEIHYHENESDLNDLEFLELVNKGTTPVTLAENVNNVPQGWKIEGVNMEFAATDVIAAGGKMVLFNDSLKAKESLLRVRYSIDESVPIRFYAGKLSNRGETVAVKKPYSFVTREDNTKQWYYEISDATLYSDRWPGLTEADGKGKSLNRKDFTTTGYGSAVWSASAPTPGK; via the coding sequence ATGAATACAAAAAAATGGCTTGCAGTAGGCTCTTGCGTCACTGCGCTCGGTCTGTTCTCTGCCTGCTCCGATGATGAGTCTAGTCCAATTACACCCCCTGTTGTCAATAGTTCCTCGGCGATAGCTCCGAATAGCAGCGATGCCACCCCGAACTCTTCTGCAGATGTTGGCGGATCCTCGTCTTCCAATACGACCCCTGCTCCGACATCGAGCTCGGATGCTGAAGGGGTTGTCGATTCCTCGTTCACCAACATGGGCGTTTCCGAAATCATGTACAACGCTCCAGGTGGTTCCGCTTTGGAATGGGTTGAAGTCTATATCAAGAAGGGACCGGATATTACGGATATGCAACTCAGCAACCTCCGCCTGGATGGTGCTGTTGCTTTTAATTTCCCGACGGGTTCTTTGAAAAATGGCGAATATGTCATCGTGACTAACGATGTCGCCTTGTTCAACCAGACTTATGCAGGTAAGCTTCCGGCGGGTTGCAAGGTTTATGGTCCGTGGGACAAGGATTCCAAAACAGGTACTGTCGCAAAGCTTGTAAACGAAGGCGATGTCGTTGAAGTTAAGCTTAAGGGCGAAGGCGACGTTAGCGCTGCTTTCAGTAGCCAGCCGCCATGGCCAAGCCTTGCCGATGGCAAGGGCCGTACACTCGTGTATAGAGGCACCGGTAACGAAGCTGACCCGAATTCCTGGGGGGCTAGCGCCGTTGAAAACGGCAGTCCGTGTGCTGGTGGCGACAAGGTCCTCGATGCTTCTACAGTTCGCTTGAATGAAATCAAACCGTATTCTCTCGGTGTAACCGATGGATGGATTGAACTTTACAACTACGGTACCGCTCCAGTGGACATTAAGGGCTGGGAACTCGAATCCAAGTTGAAAGGCAAGAAGTGGACTATCGGTGGCGCCAATACGGTTGTCCCTGCCAATGGCTATTTGCTTCTCGAAGCTACCGCTGATGTCTTTGGCGATGGTCTTTTCTTAAGCGATAACGGTGATGAAATCTATTTGTTCGAAGCCGCTGCCGGTGTCCGTACAGGTAAGGAAACGAGCTTGCTCATTTCTGCAGGTAAGCAGTCTAGCGGTATTGTCGAAGTGGCTGGAGGCTCGGTCGCTCAGGGCGCCATGGCTACAGAAACTCCGGGGGCTGCGAACTCTGCTCTCAAGGCGGGGCCGATTTTCATCAGTGAAATCCATTATCATGAAAACGAAAGTGATTTGAATGACTTGGAATTCCTTGAACTTGTGAACAAGGGAACCACTCCGGTAACGCTTGCCGAAAATGTTAACAACGTTCCGCAGGGCTGGAAGATTGAAGGCGTCAATATGGAGTTCGCTGCAACAGACGTTATTGCCGCTGGCGGTAAGATGGTTTTGTTTAACGACTCTCTCAAGGCAAAGGAATCTTTGCTCCGTGTACGCTATTCGATTGACGAAAGTGTTCCTATACGTTTCTATGCGGGCAAACTCTCGAACCGCGGTGAAACTGTAGCCGTCAAGAAGCCGTATTCGTTTGTCACTAGAGAGGACAATACAAAGCAGTGGTACTATGAAATTTCCGATGCGACGCTTTATAGCGACCGCTGGCCGGGATTGACCGAAGCAGATGGCAAGGGCAAGAGCCTCAACCGCAAGGACTTTACTACGACTGGTTACGGTTCTGCAGTATGGAGTGCTTCAGCTCCGACTCCGGGCAAGTAA
- a CDS encoding TolC family protein: MKRYFAFILSSCVAANATALSLQDALDMAMVNNSKIKAEKAKVDIAQSGEDEAFARFLPTVSLSAGITKINDPINIDLGRLSDVAGAAAYSKAYIDAYNKASAGYKQAYEGAYAKTGNEAQAKAYAENALKEKLGTGSPESFAQQTAEKYGSAAENADFNMKVQDDWFFNARLTVVWPIFTGLKIYSAYDAAKENVNARKAEFEMAQNTVLMDVATKYFTLRLCEELVGMRESTKKDLEEHLNRSKKLEEGGQISKTERLRAEVALAEAENAYEDALRDQSLARMALASLLHTDTSLTATTPVESPEGIRSMDEFKALAVEKHPGLRQLRIERKRNQNAISAARADYFPTIALFGYKELYTRDLTLLEPEWAIGAKLQWDIFKGGDTRAKVSSAKAMDRSLGSLEEETIDNLKLLVEKRWRELEHAKGRLTSLAKTRELADEALRSQNKAYEAGLATGLDVVDAELALSRLQVADLKAHYDAVVAWLGLLEAAGEVSTAGTVLVSKQLVVEKPVDASASSATGEPAATEPQAATEAQAATESAQPVEQNLETENK; the protein is encoded by the coding sequence ATGAAACGGTACTTTGCTTTTATTCTCAGTAGTTGCGTGGCTGCTAATGCGACAGCGCTTTCTTTGCAAGATGCGCTGGATATGGCCATGGTGAACAATTCCAAAATCAAGGCTGAAAAGGCGAAAGTGGATATTGCCCAAAGTGGCGAAGATGAAGCTTTTGCCCGTTTCCTCCCGACGGTGAGTCTGTCGGCAGGCATTACCAAAATCAATGATCCCATTAATATTGACCTCGGGCGTTTGAGCGATGTCGCTGGTGCGGCCGCTTATTCCAAGGCTTATATCGATGCCTACAACAAGGCTTCCGCTGGCTATAAGCAGGCTTACGAAGGCGCCTATGCCAAGACGGGGAACGAAGCCCAGGCAAAGGCTTATGCCGAAAACGCCCTCAAGGAAAAGCTTGGCACGGGTTCTCCGGAATCGTTTGCCCAGCAGACTGCGGAAAAGTATGGCTCGGCTGCAGAGAACGCCGATTTCAACATGAAGGTGCAAGACGACTGGTTCTTCAACGCCCGCTTGACCGTTGTGTGGCCGATCTTTACCGGTCTCAAGATTTATTCTGCGTACGATGCCGCCAAGGAGAATGTGAACGCCCGTAAGGCAGAATTTGAAATGGCGCAGAACACCGTTTTGATGGATGTCGCGACCAAGTACTTTACGCTCCGCTTGTGCGAAGAGCTTGTCGGCATGCGTGAGTCCACCAAGAAGGACCTCGAAGAACATCTGAACCGTTCCAAGAAGCTCGAAGAGGGCGGCCAGATTAGCAAGACGGAACGTCTCCGTGCCGAAGTGGCTCTTGCCGAAGCCGAAAACGCTTATGAAGATGCCCTCCGCGACCAGTCGCTCGCCCGTATGGCTCTTGCAAGCCTCTTGCATACAGATACAAGCCTTACCGCAACAACGCCGGTGGAATCTCCCGAAGGCATCCGCTCAATGGACGAGTTCAAGGCGCTCGCTGTCGAAAAGCATCCGGGCCTCCGTCAGCTCCGCATTGAACGCAAGCGCAATCAGAATGCGATTAGCGCCGCCCGCGCTGATTACTTCCCGACAATTGCATTGTTTGGCTACAAGGAACTTTACACTAGGGATTTGACGCTGTTGGAACCGGAATGGGCGATTGGCGCCAAGTTGCAGTGGGATATCTTCAAGGGTGGTGACACCCGCGCTAAGGTGAGCTCCGCAAAGGCGATGGACCGCTCTTTGGGTAGCCTCGAAGAAGAGACGATTGATAATTTAAAGCTCTTGGTCGAAAAGCGCTGGCGCGAATTGGAACATGCAAAGGGGAGGCTCACAAGCCTCGCCAAGACGCGTGAACTTGCGGACGAAGCTTTGCGCAGCCAGAACAAGGCGTACGAAGCTGGGCTTGCTACAGGGCTTGATGTCGTGGATGCAGAACTTGCACTTTCGCGCTTGCAGGTGGCAGACCTCAAGGCTCATTACGATGCCGTAGTCGCATGGCTTGGACTTCTCGAAGCTGCTGGCGAAGTCTCTACTGCTGGTACGGTCCTCGTGTCCAAGCAGCTTGTGGTAGAAAAGCCTGTTGATGCTTCGGCAAGCTCAGCAACCGGTGAACCTGCCGCAACAGAACCGCAGGCCGCAACTGAAGCGCAGGCCGCAACTGAATCTGCACAGCCTGTCGAACAGAATTTAGAAACGGAGAATAAATAA